The sequence ctgaaataagaataagaataataatgatggattgcatttatatagcgcttttcgaggccctcaaagtgctttacaattacactattcattcactctcacattcacacactggtggaggcagatacagttgtagccacagctgccctggggcagactgacaatAAATCAACTTTTGCACAACATTCAAATTTGTTACACCTTTAAATATCAGGCAAAATGAAATGTTATATTTACCTTCCTTTTCGATATATGGACCACCAGGACTCAATTCGCTGGTTATTCGTTGATGAACCAAACATGTGACTGGACTCTCCGTTGAAGTGGTCATCATGATGGTGACGTAGTGCGCACTGAACTGCAGTCATAATGCCGTTTTCTGTCCCACAGTCAGTTCTCAGTCTCATCGGTACAACACCAAGGCTCCCAACACATGACAATTAATAGTAAGCTATGACCACTGGATTATTATTGGTTGGTCCACATTCTAGCCACAAAACCTTGCGTGAAAATCCATCAATGCACCCTGAAATGGCCAAACCGAATGGTTTGAGCTTGTCATAACCATCAGCATGCCACATGTAGTTGGGTCGCAGCGAATGATAGGTTCTCCTAATGAATCTTCTGCGTGTTCTCATCTGGCATCCATGAGGATTAAGCTCCCGGAGTATTTTCATCACATCATCCCTCTTCACTTTAAGATGATGCTTTTGTTTAAGTACCTGCCACATTGTTCGATACCCAAACAATCGCCCAGGTCCTTGAAGCTCCGCTCTGATTGCGTTAATGATCGTTGTTCtggagaaaatgttttcttcgGTAAAGTCCAGCATTATTGAGTTTACTTTTAAGACTCCTTAAACTCATCTTTACACCATGCAAACTTAACATCATGTCCACGATTACACTATATGAGTGACCTTCGTTGAAATATTTAATGCAGTACTGTAGGTTGTCTGACCCTTCTGCCTGGTCTGTGTCCCGCAAAAGCTCCAGAGACCGTCCACAGGAAGCACAAAAAGGGGTGAAGAGGCTGAAGCTAACGCCACAAAACGGGCAAAACATTTTCCGGTTCTCTATGTAGTGCAGCGAGCACTGTCAGGGTAATACGGAAGCGCTGTGAAGGGTGAGTTTCTCGACGTTTTGTTGACATCCCGAATCCCTATTTTCAAAACAATCCTTTTCCGTcaaagatttttaatttgttgcattttttaaatttgttgtggatttttaatttgttgcggatttttaatttgttgcggatttttaatttgttgcgttttttttagttgttgcagttttttaatttgctgtggatttttaatttgttgcgtttttttaatttgttgtggctttttaatttgttgcggttttttaatttgttgcagatttttaatttcttgtgCTTTGCACTTCCCAGCCACCGTActatcagcccaaatagcaaagagaaattaaaaatgcatgccgtgaaagagtttgggtcttaggaggttaatagCTTAATTTTAAAGGGGAGTGTCAAAAAGTCAAtgcttccctggcgggtcgcggagtgtgggagtgcctactggggtcagcgggggagctggccccagggaggggttacctgcccctcccttccttccctccccatctccagctgcctccctcttcccgctccaccacaaccacccacacatgcagggccttggagtaggggtatgtcaccagggtgctgaggaggctaccccccccctgtccccttctggctgcctctgcctgaattttatcccacaacttagacattcacattattcacactctcattacacatacatataggatcttgggggtgggcacaatcacggagtccaaattaccatcaggctgtacacctcacccctggtgtcgttgcccacctctcaattttaaatacacttagacattgagggctatcaggagggactatgcgcttacatGCTGccccttggcaggtagctccatgccctcctgggttttaattgcaccttagaacacacatgcatcaacactacaatgagtgggtggagggaggtttggagtcttctcccacccccattctctgcggcctgctggagcgggagggctaggtggagttggccgtccgactgcggtctggagtgtggggcctccctgctgctacggagtcggggtggtctgcctctccccaccgcagggaaaagggtaacaccacctgggtctgggtgcagttcccccctccaggggcaagggtacctagacccggtttgtagagtatgcttggggagcgtgatcgtgtgtacagcgtctctttatgtctgtctccacgttggttgagtgtggagtgagtgcatatgagagcatgagggtgggaatggatgtttgtgtctgtgtgtgcctgtatgtctgtgtctatatgtcaggctgggtgtcaggcgccacctctctggggacatcttaggccctccaaggtttggaggcctatctccacctaccaccacttcccctgccggtggcggactccctcaggtgtcggtgcgttggtggttctttgtgtctgggggtgggcgtccaggtacacaccggctcactccttggcggccgcttatcggggcctggagcctggggctcgctcgggccccttcgggggtggggtgcccccggcctctcggcctggggctcggtcactcaggcacagctggcggccggcggagctcacgggcgcgtcactgcaactccccctggcttctgctccgcggctgctgagtgaaccctcatctgggactctcctcagctcttactggaacagtggcgcggctgcccctctgttggtcttccttggtctattgtgttctgggggcctctggatgtctggagttttgatctcctccatacctgcttcacaccctggaggacggggctgtggcccccccacactccctagtagatcgttacatggagaaacctttggaatacaagcgcgctgatccacacaggtatgcacacgggtgttcactgctcgtagacccaaattacacctttcttggctgctacttcgaagcacatctgtcctgcgtgctgcacaacaacattgaatatttagtatttactgctgtttacacttagctagattaatgcgatggtgttgtgtttagtatgttgctttggtttttttttgtctttttttgcttgttttctattcttctcccaacaggtgatccaggagatttttattttttttctccccccctttctcactgtccctctccccttctgtttttcctttccttcctctttctttctccctttcctatctctcactcatgtctgtcccttctgtaacatctgaaaataaaatataataaataataaaaacaaagatcgaccaaatggaccaatacggcaatgccacgatgatccatttggcaaagtaaatccattgggtatccttgttggtcttcagacaacaattctgatggctaaagaaccaaatgggacaaaaAAGTCAATGCTTCTCTTTGAAAAGTGTGGTTGTTTTGTATgtaaactgcattttaaaagaaCAGCAACCAAAAGACGACTAAATAACCGTCTTTAATATTTAGCATttgttaattgtattttttttatttaatttttggcctaaactgtgcaaaaaaaataataatccgtTTGACATAAACTGACAATTTTATGACACAATACCACGACCCATAACAGCTTTCTTTGTGTTCATCTCTGGTCTCAACAGGATTATGTAACATTTGGGTCCAAACAGTGTGATCAAGAGTCCAAAACTTGAAGCAAGAATGGCAAACACCTCCACTGCATCTGCAAGATTTCCTGGTGAGCTGATATAAGCAGGAACAAAGGCCACCCACACAGCACAGAAGATCAGCATGCTGAATGTGATGAGCTTGGCCTCATTAAAACTATCAGGGAGATTCCTCACCAGGAATGCAATTAGAAAACTGAGGAAAGCCAGCACACCAATATAGCCCAATAACACTGCAAAACCAACAGTTGACCCAACTGTACACTCATATACTATCTTGTCATTGTGGTATTGGGTGTTTTTATGTGGAGTTGGAGAGGAAGAGACAAGCCAGGTAGTGCAGATGGCTGCCTGAATAGATGTCAGAAACAGAACTGTTCCTCTCTGCTGCATTGCACCAAACCACTTCAGACTGGCTCCCCCTCCTGGCTTGGAGGCTTTGAACACAGCCAGAACAACCATGGTTTTTACCAGGATGCATGAGACACACAGCACAAAGCTGATGCCAAATGCTGCATGCCTGAGTTGACACGTCCACATCGTGGGTCGTCCAATGAACAAAAGTgaacacaggaaacacaacTTAAGTGACAACAATAGCTGGAAACTAAGTTCTGAATTGTTGGCACGTACTATAGGTGTTGTGCGATGGTAGATAAAGATCCCCAGAACAACAACACATATAAATGTTCCCAGTAAGGAGGTTGTTGTCAAACAAATACCCAAAGGGTCATGATAGGAGAGAAACTCTGTCTTCTTAGGAACACAGTAATCACGCTGTGGGTTTGACCAAAAATCCTCTGGACAACTGGTGCACTCCAAGGAGTCTGACAAAGAGGGGTTGATGGTGAAATGCATCCTATATTTCACAGAAATTAAATCAATTATGtcatacagaaaaacaaagacctACTGCTCTTGTTAGTGATTTTTCCCTCAGAACAAGGGATGCAGTCAAAACAGCATTCAGGCTCTCTCTTCCTTCTCACCATGTGGGTACCAGGAGGACAACTCTCACTGCATACTGATCGAGGTGGCTATtggacataaaaaataaatatttattgcctACTACAATTCTATATACTGTAAATGTCATAAAAGGTACttgtcaaataaaaacatatctaACCTGTTTGGATTCAAAGTTCCAGAAGATTTTGCCTCCATCAAGTATGAGTTCTTCACCTTTTAAAGCTGTCCTTTTAACCTCACCCACTTTCTGAATTTTAGTACTTCCATCAGGGAGCCACAACGCATTAATAACATCATAAATTGGTACCACATCACCATTCTCGTCAAATGATACTTGATCGCCAAATGGAGTGGTGAAGTTCACTCTTTCCATGTAATAAACAAGCTGTTTAAAAGGAATGTATAATAAGTAAATTACTTTTTGCTCCAAAAATAATTATAGAACGAATGATTTATTCATAGATGGAGTGTAAAATGATATCACATCTGCCATGGCTCCAGTAACTTTACAGTGCAAACAGTGGCAATTTTTCAGTTCAGTAAtcaaatataatattatatctATGGTACCTACATATATAAAGCCATTTATATCTAAGTCTCAATCAACCAAGGCACATTACTAATAATCCTGTATAGAAGTTAATGACCTCCATGACTTAAATAACTTAACTACTTTTGCTCACAAGTATGGCAAATCCCTTTTCAGAAATTCTGAAAGCATGTAAAAACAATGCGTTCAAAGGTGGAGTGTACAATGATAACACACCTGCCAAGGCTCCAGTGACTGCAAAGAGGCACAGCTGTTCCCACTGAAAGGCCCTCTTCCTGGCTTGCACCGCAGCATGTCATCAAGGGAATATGCCAGTGCATAAACAGCTTTGTACACATTATACTCAGGCCTCAGGTTGGAAATGTCCAAGTACTCATTGTCCACATTTCCTAGATCTTCCTGTCCAGTGCATTGTGCACCTCCACCTTCCAGCCAGCCTGCTGGAGCTGGAGCAAATCTGCACTGAAATGTGAATTCCCAAAACTGATTCACCTGAaatattttggaaaatatttgttacacattataaaaatatataattgttgtgacacacacagagtaaaaGTGTTTAAGTCTCACCAAGCTATTTCCGTAGCTACTGTTGTGATGTAGATCAGGACATATTTGCAACAGGAATTCCCTGAGCCCTGGTATTTCTCCTTGACGAATAGTGATACCAAGTGTACCACCCAGGTATGGCATAAAGTGAGGTGTTTGAAGCACAGCAGATTCTGTCCAGGCCTCGCTGGCTATCCACTGTAGACCTGTCACATTTTGCCTTACTACCTGTGAATTAAATTAGACCAAATCTATGAAGTAATATTGAACCTCcaacttctttactgaaacagTTTTTGATCTTTAAAATTAATTctgaattattacatttttgtacTCATTTCTGTACTGACAATGATACGTAATACGTGTTTTACACAATATAATTATGAAGACCTCTGTAACTACTAAtcattaaagtgttttaaagcgAAACCTCATCCATAAGGTGCATCATGCGACTAGGATGTTCAAAGACAATGACAACTCGAGCTGTAGAGGTCTTCATCACATCAACAATCCTCCCGAGTTCTTCTGTGTCTTTGTCCCAGGGCAAAACCTCAGTGTAGGCCAGGCAACCTTCACCAGACACACTCAGCTCAGACTGAAAGGATCTGGCTGCATGAAGCCCATAATCATCATCAGTGACGAGCAGACCTGCCCAAGTCCAGCCAAAATGCTTTAGAATCTGGATCATTGCACGTACCTAAGTGAATACAGATTAAAATGCAAGtgcattaaaaagaagaaaattttttaaatataattgcaATTTAGCTTTATTCTTTGACACAATACAGAAACGAAATAGAGCATAATTCTCAAAACTAAGTATATCATtatttctaatattttcatatctttctttgttcttcttttacACAGATATTGAAACATACTTTTGTGTTTCCATTTTAATTGTGATGACAAATTTTCACCTGGAAAGCATCACTTGGGATCGTTCTAAAGAAGGATGGATACTTTTGACGGTCACTCAGGCAGGAACATGTGGCATAATAACTCACCTGTGAaagacacagactgtatattcGGGAGCTATCCATGTAGAGATATCTTAATTTTGTCATCATGactgcattattttttatttcataaaatgGTTTTACATTTTCAATGAAATCAACGCAATCCAAGAAAACTGTTACATGGTCAAGCAGAAAACTTACCATAGGTACTCTGTACAAGCCTAAGACGTTGGAGATTGCAATAGAATTTGTAGAGGACGGATCACCCACAACCCCTATGACTGGAGGATTTCCAACACATGTATCATCTACTACAATTTGATCCTCTTGACCACTGGCTAATGACAATGCTCCACGGAATCCAATTCCAAGTTCAAGGCAGCTATCATACAGAGTGTATCCCAGAGTCACATTTGGTAGCAGGTTTGAGTTTCTGTTGATCTCATCAATAGCAAACGCCATGGTCTGTGCGGACTTAAAACCTAGGACATACATACTAAGgcaagaaaaatgtaattactaACATATATATAATACAACACAGGTTTTAAATTATAAGTAAACGAGTGCCTTTTGAAAATGTTGCAAAAGTAGAAATATTATACGCAATCAGGGAAACTGAATAACAATTAAAGACATatgtcaaaggaaaaaaaatgaaaaagaagacgCATTGTGTAGTTATTTCAGatacaaaatacatatttatactggcaCTAAGTTTGACAGTTttcttattctatttttttcctgctttttcccTGTCTTTGTTACCCATGGCAAGTAGGCTGTTGTGGCTGCGAGGTAAAAGACAGATCAGGAACACTTGAAAAGAAATGGACTTGAAACAGTCCACCCAGAACCACATCTCCAGTTTTGTGCATCTCATTTAGATGAAACTGTCCCTGCAGCTGACAGGACAAAGAAAACTGAGGAGTGGATAGAATAGAAAAAACATAggaacacagcaaaacaaccaCGACTAAATTGTTTCGCAAAGATGAGCACATGACAGCTTTCTGAATTGTTGAGATCAGTCATTAGGTTTTATTGTTTGCCATTCCCTTTTATTGACTTGCTGTGTTGTTTAATCTTGCACACCACCCATCAGGGAAGAAGGCGGAGTATACTTTTCATTTGAGATTGCTTTGTATCCAGGCAAACTCAGGGAACACTCTGTGAGTAAATTAGTCATCAGTAATAACTCACTGAAGAATTGTCAGAGTAGCAGGTGTTTCTGTGTGCATATCAAGTGACACAAAAGAAGAATAGCAAAAATGACATAACATTATTCATGTACAGTAAAGTTAATGTGGAATGTACAACAACATCAAATTAAAGAGTTTCAGTCCATATTTGATTTGAAAGAGAGGGACAACAAATTACTTATTTGATCACTACCCAGAGTTCGTGGCCACAGTTGAATAGTTGTAATCTAAATTGACCTGTAAATTAAAAACTTAGCTCAGACTGTACAGTGCCTGTATCATTGCACATGTTTCCCAAATCCGTCAGTGAATCTCATTCTCCACTTTCCCCaaactcgtgaacaagaccctaaGACATTTAAATCCCTTCGATTGGGGTAGTAATTTGTCCCAGATGGAGTTGGCATTCcaccttttccggctgagaactaTGGTCTCTGACTTGGGGGTGCTGATTTTCACACTTGGCTGCAAACCACTCCAATGCAAGTTGGAAGTCACCACCTGATTAAGCAAACAGtaacacatcatctgcaaaaagtaaAGATGAAATCCTGAGGCCATCATAGTGGAGAACATCCACCAGCCTGGACAGACCAAGATATTCTGTCAACGCTTGCCCACTTTCTCAAACATCCTTGAGATAAAGACTTATCCAGTTCGACAGCCTGGATGAAAACCTCATTGCTCCTCCTGAATCAGAGGTTCAGCTAACAGATAGACCCTCCAGTATGCTGGTACAGACTTTCCCAGTGTCATGATCCCTCAGCTTAGTTTCATCCACACATGAAGCAAAAGGCCTATAATCCAGCCTTTGTGGGTGTAATTTAACACAGTCCCATGACAGAGTTTAAtgcaggggtgtccaaactttttgCAAAGAGGGCCAGATTTGGGAAGGTGAGAATGTGTGGGGGCCAACCATTCAGCCTGAAATATTTTgaatcattaacattaaatgcaAATGAATGACCTtatatttctttccttttttcacacacaaattttattataatttttttattatgaattatttattattaaatgtttttaccaAAATAATGTATtcgaaaaacacaaaatgaagaaaaattaaacatctAAATTCAAAACAtgtgaacaggaaaaaaacattaagagTTAACTTTTTCAAAAGTGCAAAACATTGTGGGCCATATAAATCTGTACATCACTCGTTCTTTagttgtcttgttttgttttattgaccATCATTttgaccacttttttttaccatcacgggtttttttttttttactttgttacaGACTAGGGTTGTTAATCCATTTCTCTCACC comes from Astatotilapia calliptera chromosome 14, fAstCal1.2, whole genome shotgun sequence and encodes:
- the LOC113036692 gene encoding extracellular calcium-sensing receptor-like, which produces MHKTGDVVLGGLFQVHFFSSVPDLSFTSQPQQPTCHGMYVLGFKSAQTMAFAIDEINRNSNLLPNVTLGYTLYDSCLELGIGFRGALSLASGQEDQIVVDDTCVGNPPVIGVVGDPSSTNSIAISNVLGLYRVPMVSYYATCSCLSDRQKYPSFFRTIPSDAFQVRAMIQILKHFGWTWAGLLVTDDDYGLHAARSFQSELSVSGEGCLAYTEVLPWDKDTEELGRIVDVMKTSTARVVIVFEHPSRMMHLMDEVVRQNVTGLQWIASEAWTESAVLQTPHFMPYLGGTLGITIRQGEIPGLREFLLQICPDLHHNSSYGNSLVNQFWEFTFQCRFAPAPAGWLEGGGAQCTGQEDLGNVDNEYLDISNLRPEYNVYKAVYALAYSLDDMLRCKPGRGPFSGNSCASLQSLEPWQLVYYMERVNFTTPFGDQVSFDENGDVVPIYDVINALWLPDGSTKIQKVGEVKRTALKGEELILDGGKIFWNFESKQPPRSVCSESCPPGTHMVRRKREPECCFDCIPCSEGKITNKSNSLECTSCPEDFWSNPQRDYCVPKKTEFLSYHDPLGICLTTTSLLGTFICVVVLGIFIYHRTTPIVRANNSELSFQLLLSLKLCFLCSLLFIGRPTMWTCQLRHAAFGISFVLCVSCILVKTMVVLAVFKASKPGGGASLKWFGAMQQRGTVLFLTSIQAAICTTWLVSSSPTPHKNTQYHNDKIVYECTVGSTVGFAVLLGYIGVLAFLSFLIAFLVRNLPDSFNEAKLITFSMLIFCAVWVAFVPAYISSPGNLADAVEVFAILASSFGLLITLFGPKCYIILLRPEMNTKKAVMGRGIVS